Proteins from a single region of Labedella gwakjiensis:
- a CDS encoding LLM class flavin-dependent oxidoreductase, with product MASRIILNAFDMSCVTHQAPGLWKHPDNQAHRYNSLDYWVDLAKLLERGTFDALFIADVVGVYDVYRHSAATALEDSAQIPVGDPIVQVSAMAHATEHLGFGVTVASTYELPYALARRFSTLDHFTKGRVGWNVVTSYLDSAAKNLGLDKQIGHDDRYGIGDEFLDVTYKLWEGSWEDDAVVIDRERGVYTDPTKVHPIAHDGEYFRVPGVHLSEPSPQRTPVIFQAGASSRGREFAAKHGEAIFINGLKPELTRRITDDIRDRAEQIGRPRDSVKILTLATVVVADTDEEAQAKYDAYRPYVSLDGALALYGGWSGLDLSQYDPDEPLKYVDTDAARSALAIFTQYDSEREWTPRDIAHYVGIGGIGPVIVGSPTTVADELERWIEVGGIDGFNLAYVVTPGTFEDVVELLIPELRRRGRVWDEYPEGTLRSRLNGTDSPVVPEWHPAHAYRGAYVDKPSAADDTAPSLFSASLETQGA from the coding sequence ATGGCTTCGCGCATCATCCTCAACGCGTTCGACATGAGCTGCGTGACGCACCAGGCACCCGGGCTGTGGAAGCACCCGGACAACCAGGCGCACCGCTACAACTCCCTCGACTACTGGGTGGACCTCGCGAAGCTGCTCGAGCGCGGCACGTTCGACGCCCTCTTCATCGCCGACGTCGTGGGCGTGTACGACGTGTACCGGCACTCCGCCGCCACGGCCCTCGAGGACTCGGCGCAGATCCCCGTCGGCGACCCGATCGTGCAGGTCTCGGCCATGGCGCACGCGACGGAGCACCTCGGCTTCGGTGTCACCGTCGCCTCGACGTACGAGCTGCCGTACGCGCTCGCCCGGCGCTTCTCCACGCTCGACCACTTCACGAAGGGCCGCGTGGGCTGGAACGTCGTGACCTCCTACCTCGACTCCGCCGCGAAGAACCTCGGCCTCGACAAGCAGATCGGCCACGACGACCGCTACGGCATCGGCGACGAGTTCCTCGACGTCACCTACAAGCTGTGGGAGGGGTCGTGGGAGGACGACGCCGTGGTGATCGACCGTGAGCGCGGCGTCTACACCGACCCCACGAAGGTGCACCCCATCGCGCACGACGGCGAGTACTTCCGCGTGCCCGGTGTGCACCTCTCCGAGCCGAGCCCGCAGCGCACGCCCGTGATCTTCCAGGCCGGCGCCTCGTCGCGTGGCCGCGAGTTCGCGGCCAAGCACGGAGAGGCCATCTTCATCAACGGCCTCAAGCCGGAGCTCACACGCCGCATCACGGACGACATCCGCGACCGGGCCGAGCAGATCGGTCGTCCGCGCGACAGCGTGAAGATCCTGACGCTCGCGACCGTCGTCGTCGCGGACACCGATGAGGAGGCGCAGGCGAAGTACGACGCGTACCGGCCCTACGTGAGCCTCGACGGCGCACTCGCCCTGTATGGCGGCTGGTCGGGACTCGACCTCTCGCAGTACGACCCCGACGAGCCGCTCAAGTACGTCGACACGGACGCCGCCCGCTCGGCTCTCGCGATCTTCACCCAGTACGACTCGGAGCGCGAGTGGACCCCTCGCGACATCGCGCACTACGTGGGGATCGGCGGCATCGGACCCGTGATCGTCGGAAGCCCGACGACGGTCGCCGACGAGCTCGAGCGGTGGATCGAGGTGGGCGGCATCGACGGCTTCAACCTCGCGTACGTCGTCACACCCGGCACCTTCGAGGACGTCGTGGAGCTGCTCATCCCGGAGCTCCGCCGCCGCGGCCGCGTGTGGGACGAGTACCCCGAGGGCACGCTGCGCAGTCGCCTCAACGGAACGGACTCTCCCGTCGTGCCCGAGTGGCACCCCGCCCACGCGTACCGCGGCGCCTACGTCGACAAGCCGAGCGCGGCCGACGACACCGCACCGTCCCTCTTCTCCGCTTCGCTCGAGACCCAAGGAGCCTGA
- a CDS encoding carbohydrate ABC transporter permease, producing the protein MTDLQTREVSSSDAQPVRPAIIPAIRRRKKRSWGAAVWVGLSLAAALVPLAYLLSVSLMTQGQVSAGLLVPTSPAWGNWAAAFTESGLPRAIVNSVVASLGGAALTLVFALPAAWAMARHRTGGRTLAGLVLSPWLLPPIVAIVPVFTLLRVLGLNNTLAGLTLVYALTNTAVAIWLLEGFVRRLPVELDEAAQIDGAGEWRVLVSVVTPLLTPALVAVGVIVAVLNYNEFLFATFLTQGPDAQTVPVILSLMLGERVQDFGKIAAASLIGVIPVFAAAVFLQRWLVAGLTAGSLK; encoded by the coding sequence ATGACTGATCTCCAGACCCGTGAGGTGTCATCTTCGGACGCTCAACCCGTCCGGCCGGCGATCATACCCGCCATCAGGCGACGGAAGAAGCGGTCGTGGGGCGCCGCGGTATGGGTTGGACTGTCGCTCGCGGCGGCGCTCGTGCCGCTCGCGTATCTCCTGTCGGTGTCGCTCATGACGCAGGGACAGGTCTCCGCTGGACTGCTCGTGCCGACGTCGCCGGCCTGGGGCAACTGGGCCGCCGCGTTCACGGAGTCGGGGTTGCCGCGTGCGATCGTGAACTCCGTGGTCGCGTCGCTCGGCGGAGCCGCCCTCACCCTCGTGTTCGCGCTCCCCGCCGCCTGGGCGATGGCGCGTCACCGCACGGGCGGGCGCACGCTCGCCGGGCTCGTGCTGAGCCCGTGGCTGCTGCCGCCGATCGTCGCGATCGTACCCGTCTTCACCCTTCTGCGCGTGCTCGGACTGAACAACACGCTCGCGGGCCTCACCCTCGTCTACGCGCTCACGAACACGGCCGTCGCGATCTGGCTGCTCGAGGGCTTCGTCCGCCGCCTTCCGGTGGAGCTCGATGAGGCGGCGCAGATCGACGGGGCGGGGGAATGGCGCGTGCTCGTGAGCGTCGTGACCCCGCTCCTCACGCCCGCGCTCGTGGCTGTCGGGGTGATCGTGGCGGTGCTCAACTACAACGAGTTCCTGTTCGCGACGTTCCTCACGCAGGGTCCGGACGCTCAGACGGTGCCCGTGATCCTGTCCCTCATGCTCGGCGAGCGGGTGCAGGACTTCGGCAAGATCGCCGCCGCGTCCCTCATCGGCGTGATCCCCGTCTTCGCCGCCGCGGTCTTCCTCCAGCGCTGGCTCGTCGCGGGCCTCACCGCCGGTTCCCTCAAGTGA
- a CDS encoding carbohydrate ABC transporter permease, which translates to MTATLTRQSDPRIGENRDAGPSRAPRRRPRTTWTRRVFVAPAVLALVVLGGYPLVFIALAAFTESSLGRPFQEFVGTATFESVLGDADATAALVRGVVYAVLVAVVSVVLGVATAVALWRSVRSGAIVRTLLLLPMITPPVVVGILWKLVFNPSGGLVDTVLGAVFPGGGTVSVLSHPVFAFLGVALADVWEWTPLIVLLVFAALIGQDTEIGEAAALDGAHGFRLFRSITLPAIAGVVGAAFLIRLVLAFKVFDLVYILTSGGPGQSTTMPAYLIWQAALQQFDVGRAAVITLLLAVVVTVVTLPVVAVTRRLHHD; encoded by the coding sequence GTGACCGCCACCCTCACACGCCAGTCGGACCCGCGGATCGGTGAGAACCGAGACGCGGGTCCGTCCCGTGCGCCCCGGCGGCGCCCCCGCACGACGTGGACGCGCCGTGTCTTCGTCGCCCCCGCCGTGCTCGCCCTCGTCGTCCTCGGTGGCTACCCGCTCGTCTTCATCGCGCTCGCCGCGTTCACCGAATCGAGCCTCGGCCGCCCGTTCCAGGAGTTCGTCGGCACCGCCACGTTCGAGAGCGTGCTGGGGGATGCCGACGCGACGGCCGCGCTCGTCCGCGGCGTCGTCTACGCGGTGCTCGTCGCGGTCGTGAGCGTGGTGCTCGGCGTCGCGACGGCCGTCGCCCTGTGGCGCTCGGTTCGTTCCGGCGCGATCGTCCGCACGCTGCTGCTCCTCCCGATGATCACGCCACCCGTGGTGGTGGGCATCCTGTGGAAGCTCGTCTTCAACCCGTCGGGCGGGCTCGTGGACACAGTGCTCGGCGCCGTGTTCCCCGGCGGCGGGACGGTGTCCGTGCTCTCGCACCCGGTGTTCGCGTTCCTCGGTGTCGCGCTCGCCGACGTGTGGGAGTGGACGCCGCTCATCGTGCTGCTCGTGTTCGCGGCCCTCATCGGGCAGGACACCGAGATCGGCGAGGCGGCCGCGCTCGACGGCGCGCATGGCTTCCGCTTGTTCCGCAGCATCACGCTGCCCGCGATCGCGGGAGTGGTCGGGGCCGCGTTCCTCATCCGTCTCGTGCTCGCGTTCAAAGTCTTCGACCTCGTCTACATCCTCACGTCGGGCGGCCCCGGCCAGTCCACGACGATGCCCGCCTACCTCATCTGGCAGGCGGCGCTGCAGCAGTTCGACGTGGGACGTGCCGCCGTCATCACGCTTCTGCTCGCGGTGGTCGTGACCGTCGTGACACTCCCCGTCGTCGCCGTCACCCGGAGGCTCCACCATGACTGA
- a CDS encoding acyl-CoA dehydrogenase family protein, which produces MTDTTIDRIATARSPWSGTASREELAHWRGVAERVAATLGEDALARDRANLDPTAELDLLRESGLVNLLDPAEYGGGGGHWESAFLAVRILSRTDASIAQVLAYHYINSGNIGFNTDPAKRADWYRRTVEGRWVWGDSVNPTDPNLLLTPDGDGYRLNGLKRFSTGASAGDVVLVNAIVQGGELDGRFLFFALDHDRDGVSYLGDWDALGQRLSASGSVRFTDVVVSPDDILGVGTEEPFSTLITPGIQLAFGNLYLGVAEGALAQGLDITRARPAAWFLSQADSYRNDPFVQRVVGEFSSKIAAVEALADRAGRAFDEVIALGDGVTAEIRGEIAIEIAKLKVVSTDVGIEVSNRIFEITGSSSAKASTGLDLFWRNVRTHSLHDPVDYKKLEVGAYVLNGELQPISLYT; this is translated from the coding sequence GTGACCGACACGACCATCGACCGCATCGCGACGGCCCGTTCCCCGTGGAGCGGCACGGCGTCTCGCGAGGAGCTCGCGCACTGGCGCGGCGTCGCCGAGCGTGTGGCCGCGACCCTCGGAGAGGACGCCCTCGCCCGCGACCGCGCCAACCTCGACCCCACCGCGGAGCTCGACCTGCTCCGCGAGAGCGGGCTCGTGAACCTCCTCGACCCCGCCGAATACGGCGGTGGCGGAGGCCACTGGGAGTCGGCGTTCCTCGCGGTCCGCATCCTGTCGCGCACCGACGCGTCGATCGCGCAGGTCCTCGCGTACCACTACATCAACTCAGGCAACATCGGCTTCAACACCGATCCCGCGAAGCGCGCCGACTGGTACCGCCGCACGGTCGAGGGCCGCTGGGTGTGGGGCGACTCGGTGAACCCCACCGACCCGAACCTGCTCCTCACCCCGGACGGCGACGGCTACCGCCTGAACGGCCTGAAGCGATTCTCCACCGGAGCCTCCGCCGGCGACGTCGTGCTCGTGAACGCGATCGTGCAGGGCGGCGAGCTCGACGGCCGCTTCCTCTTCTTCGCGCTCGACCACGACCGCGACGGCGTCTCGTACCTCGGAGACTGGGACGCGCTCGGCCAGCGTCTCTCGGCGAGCGGCTCTGTGCGCTTCACCGACGTGGTCGTCTCGCCTGACGACATCCTCGGCGTCGGTACGGAGGAGCCCTTCTCCACCCTCATCACCCCGGGCATCCAGCTCGCGTTCGGCAACCTCTACCTCGGCGTCGCGGAGGGCGCGCTCGCACAGGGGCTCGACATCACACGTGCCCGCCCCGCCGCGTGGTTCCTCAGCCAGGCGGACTCGTACCGGAACGACCCGTTCGTACAGCGCGTCGTCGGCGAGTTCTCGTCGAAGATCGCCGCCGTCGAGGCTCTCGCCGACCGTGCCGGTCGCGCGTTCGACGAGGTCATCGCGCTCGGCGACGGCGTGACGGCGGAGATCCGTGGGGAGATCGCGATCGAGATCGCGAAGCTCAAGGTCGTGTCGACCGACGTCGGCATCGAGGTGTCGAACCGGATCTTCGAGATCACGGGGTCGAGCTCCGCGAAGGCGTCGACGGGTCTCGACCTGTTCTGGCGCAACGTGCGCACCCACTCCCTCCACGACCCGGTCGACTACAAGAAGCTCGAGGTGGGCGCGTACGTGCTCAATGGCGAGCTCCAGCCGATCTCCCTCTACACGTAG
- a CDS encoding acyl-CoA dehydrogenase family protein has protein sequence MTQTHTDHTLRAPSSETEAASVAHHTGPEPVDGPASGIGPAAPTRLDAVLARLRPVFDRIAEGTIAREQDHALPVEPVRWLVDAGFARLRVPTDFGGDGLTIPELAEVLVELAAADSNLPQIFRGHIAFVEDRLQAAPGGERDSWLRRFAAGEIVGNAWSETGAGALGTSQTKLERRGDRWVLNGRKFYTTGSIFAEWTDVTADRDGEAVTAIVRTGQPGVAISDDWDGFGQQLTGTGTIVFTDAEVEDAHVALFDDRFRYQTALYQLVLLAVLAGVAAATERDTAQAIRERTRVYSHGVASLVRDDAQIQAVVGEISSVAYTARTLVRGVAEAVQGAADTAHLRDSDEDLAANVLAEIRSAQAQVVLSESVPRAATLVFNTLGASATSRAKALDRHWRNARTVASHNPVIYKARIVGDWSINGTPPPFIWNIGTAPTPS, from the coding sequence ATGACGCAGACACACACCGACCACACGCTCCGCGCACCGTCCTCGGAAACGGAAGCGGCTTCGGTCGCCCACCACACGGGCCCCGAGCCTGTCGACGGGCCCGCCTCGGGAATCGGACCCGCTGCACCGACCCGGCTCGACGCCGTGCTCGCGCGGCTGCGTCCCGTGTTCGACCGCATCGCGGAGGGCACGATCGCGCGCGAGCAGGACCACGCGCTCCCGGTGGAGCCCGTTCGCTGGCTCGTCGACGCGGGCTTCGCCCGCCTCCGCGTGCCCACCGACTTCGGTGGCGACGGCCTCACCATCCCGGAGCTCGCCGAGGTGCTCGTGGAACTCGCGGCCGCCGACTCGAACCTGCCGCAGATCTTCCGTGGCCACATCGCGTTCGTCGAGGACCGCCTCCAGGCGGCGCCCGGCGGCGAGCGTGACTCGTGGCTGCGCCGATTCGCCGCGGGCGAGATCGTCGGCAACGCATGGAGCGAGACGGGTGCCGGTGCGCTCGGCACGTCGCAGACGAAACTCGAACGCCGCGGCGACCGCTGGGTGCTGAACGGCCGCAAGTTCTACACGACGGGCAGCATCTTCGCGGAGTGGACCGACGTGACAGCGGACCGCGACGGTGAGGCCGTCACGGCGATCGTCCGCACGGGCCAGCCGGGTGTCGCGATCTCGGACGACTGGGACGGCTTCGGCCAGCAGCTCACCGGAACGGGCACGATCGTGTTCACCGACGCCGAGGTCGAGGACGCGCACGTGGCGCTCTTCGACGACCGCTTCCGCTACCAGACCGCGCTCTACCAGCTCGTGCTCCTCGCGGTGCTCGCGGGCGTCGCCGCGGCCACCGAGCGCGACACCGCGCAGGCGATCCGCGAGCGGACCCGCGTGTACAGTCACGGCGTCGCATCGCTCGTGCGGGACGACGCGCAGATCCAGGCGGTGGTGGGCGAGATCTCGTCCGTCGCCTACACCGCCCGCACGCTCGTCCGCGGCGTGGCCGAGGCCGTGCAGGGCGCGGCCGACACGGCACACCTGCGCGACAGTGACGAGGACCTCGCGGCGAACGTGCTCGCGGAGATCCGTTCGGCGCAGGCCCAGGTGGTGCTGTCGGAGTCGGTGCCGCGGGCCGCGACCCTCGTCTTCAACACGCTCGGCGCATCGGCGACGAGCCGCGCGAAGGCGCTCGACCGTCACTGGCGCAACGCCCGTACCGTCGCCTCCCACAACCCCGTGATCTACAAGGCACGCATCGTGGGCGACTGGTCCATCAACGGCACGCCCCCGCCCTTCATCTGGAACATCGGCACCGCCCCCACCCCCTCCTGA
- a CDS encoding ABC transporter substrate-binding protein gives MTTIRSPFGRRARRVALVAGAATVALAFSACAGGSADAGGEDGDFTGQELSVLMISSHEGAAEWLTTEFEKETGAIIKPVIVPYDEIGSKLALDQQSGANTIDVAAPWYTSLGDLAADGAIQDLTEWVDGNDAIDVDDFIPSIWEPYSQVDGKTYGLPFDGDTHVLFYNKEILARNGFDTPPKTWDEYLEQTKTITENEGADGVYGAAVFGQKSPLILGASFANRLAGFGGEFVDEDGKPTINSPEAVAAAQALVDVNDYALPTPAETDFGAGNSAWFAGKVGFIENWTDLGVRSQDPESGSEVVDKWGVTLLPTGGDNTQSRASLVAGFSWVISANTQKTALAQKFIEFASSSEVNAKLLTALPPTGIDPNRVSSLEDPTYGEEYPEIQEANRATLDGALAWPTGENATEAAQVLTDELAKLLAGEGGSAQDTLDRVQAEWEDLLG, from the coding sequence ATGACCACGATCCGTTCCCCCTTCGGACGCCGCGCCCGCCGCGTGGCGCTCGTCGCCGGAGCCGCGACCGTCGCCCTCGCCTTCTCCGCCTGCGCCGGCGGTTCAGCCGATGCCGGGGGCGAGGACGGCGACTTCACCGGCCAGGAGCTGTCCGTGCTCATGATCTCCTCGCACGAAGGCGCGGCCGAGTGGCTCACGACCGAGTTCGAGAAGGAGACGGGCGCGATCATCAAGCCCGTCATCGTGCCGTACGACGAGATCGGCTCGAAGCTCGCCCTCGACCAGCAGTCCGGTGCCAACACGATCGACGTGGCCGCCCCCTGGTACACCTCGCTCGGCGACCTCGCGGCCGACGGCGCCATCCAGGACCTCACCGAGTGGGTCGACGGCAACGATGCGATCGACGTCGACGACTTCATCCCGTCCATCTGGGAGCCGTACAGCCAGGTCGACGGCAAGACCTACGGCCTCCCGTTCGACGGCGACACCCACGTGCTCTTCTACAACAAGGAGATCCTCGCCCGGAACGGCTTCGACACCCCGCCGAAGACGTGGGACGAGTACCTCGAGCAGACGAAGACGATCACCGAGAACGAGGGAGCAGACGGCGTCTACGGCGCCGCGGTGTTCGGCCAGAAGTCGCCCCTCATCCTCGGCGCGAGCTTCGCGAACCGCCTCGCCGGCTTCGGCGGCGAGTTCGTCGACGAGGACGGCAAGCCCACGATCAACTCGCCGGAGGCCGTCGCCGCCGCGCAGGCCCTCGTGGACGTGAACGACTACGCCTTGCCGACCCCCGCCGAGACCGACTTCGGTGCCGGCAACAGCGCCTGGTTCGCCGGCAAGGTGGGCTTCATCGAGAACTGGACCGACCTGGGCGTGCGCTCGCAGGACCCGGAGAGCGGCTCGGAGGTCGTCGACAAGTGGGGCGTCACGCTCCTGCCGACCGGTGGCGACAACACCCAGTCGCGCGCGTCGCTCGTCGCCGGCTTCAGCTGGGTGATCTCCGCGAACACGCAGAAGACCGCTCTCGCGCAGAAGTTCATCGAGTTCGCGTCGTCGTCCGAGGTGAACGCGAAGCTCCTCACGGCCCTCCCGCCCACCGGCATCGACCCGAACCGCGTCTCGTCGCTCGAGGACCCCACGTACGGCGAGGAGTACCCGGAGATCCAGGAGGCCAACCGCGCGACGCTCGACGGCGCCCTCGCGTGGCCCACCGGCGAGAACGCCACGGAGGCCGCGCAGGTGCTCACGGACGAACTCGCGAAGCTGCTCGCCGGTGAGGGCGGTTCCGCGCAGGACACCCTCGACCGCGTCCAGGCGGAGTGGGAAGACCTCCTCGGGTGA
- the thrC gene encoding threonine synthase codes for MQFISTRGGSLGQYTDVLIEGLAPNGGLAVPAELPRIDAGMLEEWRELDYIGLATEVIGLFATDIPRDDLRQLCESAYGAGRFASPEVVPLSDIGEGLTLVGLSEGPTLAFKDLAMQFLGGALEYILTNRDRVLNVLGATSGDTGSAAEHAVRGRDRLAIFMLSPKGRMSEYQRAQMYSLHDENVHNIVVDGVFDECQDLVKRLSEDIEFKREHHLGAMNSINFGRISAQVVYYVWAWLRATDEVAESERAAFEVSFAVPSGNFGNILSGQYARLMGVPIRRLVLAVNENNVLDDFFRTGIYSPRSAEKTFATSSPSMDVSRASNLERFVFELLGRDQERTAAAWEELRTTGQIDLSAEKHRFESEFGIVSGTSTHDNRIATIREFSDAVAVVLDPHTSDGVKVAREYVETGVPMLVLETAKAPKFANTLAEALGSTAPVDPATRALLDAPQRTVDMANDEAPLRAYISEHALR; via the coding sequence GTGCAGTTCATCTCCACCCGCGGCGGCTCGCTCGGGCAGTACACCGACGTCCTCATCGAAGGCCTCGCGCCCAACGGCGGCCTCGCGGTTCCCGCCGAGCTGCCGCGCATCGACGCCGGCATGCTCGAGGAGTGGCGCGAGCTCGACTACATCGGGCTCGCCACCGAGGTGATCGGCCTGTTCGCGACCGACATCCCGCGCGACGACCTGCGCCAGCTGTGCGAGTCCGCATACGGCGCCGGCCGCTTCGCGAGCCCCGAGGTCGTGCCGCTCAGCGACATCGGCGAGGGGCTCACGCTCGTCGGCCTGTCCGAGGGCCCGACTCTCGCCTTCAAGGACCTCGCTATGCAGTTCCTCGGCGGCGCACTCGAATACATCCTGACGAACAGGGACCGAGTCCTCAACGTGCTGGGAGCGACGTCCGGCGACACCGGATCGGCCGCCGAGCACGCCGTCCGTGGACGGGATCGCCTCGCGATCTTCATGCTGTCGCCCAAGGGCCGCATGAGTGAGTACCAGCGCGCGCAGATGTACTCCCTGCACGACGAGAACGTGCACAACATCGTCGTGGACGGCGTCTTCGACGAGTGCCAGGACCTCGTGAAGCGCCTTTCCGAGGACATCGAGTTCAAGCGCGAGCACCACCTGGGCGCCATGAACTCCATCAACTTCGGTCGGATCTCGGCGCAGGTCGTGTACTACGTGTGGGCGTGGCTCCGCGCCACCGACGAGGTCGCGGAGTCCGAGCGCGCAGCCTTCGAGGTGTCGTTCGCGGTGCCGTCCGGCAACTTCGGCAACATCCTCTCCGGCCAGTACGCGCGCCTCATGGGTGTGCCGATCCGCCGGCTCGTACTCGCGGTCAACGAGAACAACGTGCTCGACGACTTCTTCCGCACGGGCATCTACAGCCCGCGCTCGGCTGAGAAGACGTTCGCGACGTCGAGCCCGTCGATGGACGTCTCCCGCGCATCGAACCTCGAGCGCTTCGTCTTCGAGCTGCTCGGCCGCGACCAGGAGCGCACGGCCGCCGCGTGGGAGGAGCTGCGCACCACAGGGCAGATCGACCTCTCGGCGGAGAAGCACCGGTTCGAGTCCGAGTTCGGCATCGTGAGCGGCACGAGCACCCACGACAACCGCATCGCCACGATCCGCGAGTTCTCCGACGCGGTGGCCGTCGTCCTCGACCCGCACACCTCCGACGGCGTGAAGGTCGCGCGGGAGTACGTCGAGACCGGCGTCCCCATGCTCGTCCTCGAGACGGCCAAGGCGCCGAAGTTCGCGAACACGCTCGCGGAGGCTCTCGGCTCGACCGCCCCGGTCGACCCCGCGACGCGCGCGCTCCTCGACGCCCCGCAGCGCACGGTCGACATGGCCAACGACGAGGCCCCGCTCCGCGCCTACATCAGCGAGCACGCGCTGCGCTGA